CTGATGCCGGGTGATCCACTGCGCGCGAAGTACATTGCAGAAACTTTCCTTCAAGATGTTCGCCAAGTGAATAACGTACGCGGTATGTTAGGTTTCACCGGGACTTATAAAGGTCGTAAAATTTCCGTTATGGGTCATGGGATGGGTATTCCTTCATGCTCCATCTATGCAAAAGAGCTGATCACTGATTTTGGCGTTAAAACGCTGATCCGTGTTGGTTCATGTGGCGCAGTAATGGATGATGTTAAACTGCGTGACGTGGTTATCGGTATGGGCGCATGTACTGATTCTAAAGTGAACCGTCAGCGTTTTAAAGACCATGACTTTGCAGCAATTGCAGATTATGACTTAGTGCATAACGCGGTTGAAGCGGCAAAAGCACGTAACGTAAACGTTCGTGTTGGTAACCTGTTCTCTGCGGATCTGTTCTATTCTCCAGACCCGGACATGTTTAAAGTGATGGAAAAATACGGCATCCTCGGCGTGGAAATGGAAGCCGCAGGTATCTACGGTGTTGCTGCTGAGTTTGGTGCTCGTGCACTGACTATTTGTACCGTTTCGGATCACATCAAAACTGGCGAACAAACTACGGCAGAAGAGCGTCAAACCACGTTCAATGAAATGATTGAAATCGCGCTGGATTCAGTTCTGTTAGGCGATAAATAATCGTTGATTAGCGCTCTAATTTGAATACAACAATGCCACTTTCGAGTGGCATTTTTGATTTATAAATCTGCTTAAATTTTCGACTTAATTCGACTCATCACAATAGCATCCACATACTCACCGTCACGAAAAGCATAATCGCGCAAAATCCCCTCTTGCTTGAAGCCAAATTTTTCATATAGACCCAAGCCATTACCATTAGAGGCAAAGACTTCTAATTCAATGCGGTGAATATTCAGCCAGTTGTCGCAGTAATCCACCATAACTTGCATTAATTTTGAGCCAATTCCTTTACCTTGATAAGCCTGACTGACGGTAATACCGAAGCTCGCCACATGTCGGCGGCGTATTTGTGCCGGTTGATGCACGACAAGTAACCCAACCACGGCATTATCAAGTGTGGCGACAAATTGAGTTACTAGC
The Providencia alcalifaciens DNA segment above includes these coding regions:
- the deoD gene encoding purine-nucleoside phosphorylase, with product MATPHINAEMGDFADVVLMPGDPLRAKYIAETFLQDVRQVNNVRGMLGFTGTYKGRKISVMGHGMGIPSCSIYAKELITDFGVKTLIRVGSCGAVMDDVKLRDVVIGMGACTDSKVNRQRFKDHDFAAIADYDLVHNAVEAAKARNVNVRVGNLFSADLFYSPDPDMFKVMEKYGILGVEMEAAGIYGVAAEFGARALTICTVSDHIKTGEQTTAEERQTTFNEMIEIALDSVLLGDK
- a CDS encoding GNAT family N-acetyltransferase, with translation MNNVIIRRATLDDVHAITQMHADYSAYANTLQLPYPTEKTWEARLGTNDPLVTQFVATLDNAVVGLLVVHQPAQIRRRHVASFGITVSQAYQGKGIGSKLMQVMVDYCDNWLNIHRIELEVFASNGNGLGLYEKFGFKQEGILRDYAFRDGEYVDAIVMSRIKSKI